A single region of the Bacillus cereus genome encodes:
- a CDS encoding L,D-transpeptidase — translation MKKVWLIIILFFCLPASVFANTDHLILVNLKTNQLSFFEEGNYTRTFPITTGRDSTPTPEGNFCIITKYKNKEYHRKKIPGGAPNNPLGTRWLGLDKKEYAIHGTNREWTIGSRESNGCIRMHDRDIQWLYERVQLQTKVIISRFYTSPEYEAYKLGYRVVSWNGRKVEEGQIGILTLVDRVNIYWQEPNGQLTKVKTVLPNEKYAVYSKRKDGIYYIGSNLYIVDETGEKIRYEQLPYSTLSNIYKRKYDVP, via the coding sequence ATGAAGAAAGTATGGTTAATCATAATCCTATTTTTCTGCCTACCAGCTAGTGTTTTTGCTAATACAGATCATTTAATATTAGTTAACCTTAAAACGAATCAGCTGTCTTTTTTTGAAGAGGGAAACTATACGAGAACATTTCCGATAACGACAGGAAGAGATAGCACCCCAACGCCTGAAGGGAATTTTTGTATTATAACTAAGTATAAAAATAAAGAATACCATCGAAAAAAAATACCTGGGGGTGCGCCGAATAATCCTCTCGGTACGAGGTGGTTAGGTCTGGATAAAAAGGAATATGCGATTCATGGAACAAATCGGGAATGGACGATTGGGAGCAGGGAGTCGAATGGTTGTATTCGCATGCATGATCGGGACATACAATGGTTATATGAACGGGTACAATTACAGACGAAAGTAATTATTTCTCGTTTTTATACGAGTCCCGAATATGAGGCGTATAAGCTTGGTTATCGTGTTGTGAGTTGGAATGGTCGTAAAGTAGAAGAAGGACAAATTGGAATACTTACGCTAGTAGACCGTGTAAATATATATTGGCAAGAACCAAATGGACAATTGACGAAAGTAAAAACGGTATTGCCAAATGAAAAATACGCAGTGTACTCCAAACGAAAAGATGGAATATATTATATAGGAAGCAATTTGTATATTGTTGATGAAACGGGAGAAAAAATTCGTTATGAGCAATTACCTTATTCGACCTTAAGTAATATATATAAAAGAAAATATGATGTTCCGTAA
- a CDS encoding YhdB family protein has translation MQTYNDYDKALYYTYCCNWDKLLVLMVQTNDQLFSKRIEHFLHAYQYSKELPEVDKQLQLLFQYIDHASQKSHIDEVEQIQM, from the coding sequence GTGCAAACATATAACGACTACGATAAAGCTCTCTATTACACGTATTGCTGTAATTGGGATAAATTACTCGTTCTTATGGTTCAAACGAACGATCAATTATTTTCTAAGCGTATTGAACATTTTTTACACGCTTATCAATACAGTAAAGAACTGCCTGAAGTTGATAAACAATTACAGCTCCTATTTCAATATATTGACCACGCATCCCAAAAGTCACATATAGATGAAGTAGAGCAAATTCAAATGTAA
- a CDS encoding GerAB/ArcD/ProY family transporter has protein sequence MAEQNKTMTVSPYFIFLLLHSLQIGVGVLGYQRVIAQYAGYDSWISLIVAGVLTHIVLFCMLKMLDKDNDLMTIHTTCFGKWIGTFFSMCFAAYLLLFCLTVLRTYIEVIQVWVFPTIKPWKLTLLFLLVTYYVIKGGFRSVTGMCFWGVIIPIFVLFFLVFPMKYAHVRNILPIFTHSPADILYSTKASALEFLGFEAILIFYPLIRKGKSLHKWAHGGIAFTTILYVILAIVSLMYYSQGQLHHTIWPTLTMLKIIKVPFIQRFEYIIIFIWFLIILPNLCLTIWSSCRISKYSFHIPFNITLPLFIATIFVSSLFFTNRESINTLNTVLSQAGLYIVYAYIPILFLFHSLRWRFKNQSKKSSPDTP, from the coding sequence GCACAATATGCTGGTTATGATTCTTGGATTTCCCTTATTGTTGCGGGTGTCTTAACTCATATCGTACTGTTTTGTATGTTAAAAATGTTAGATAAAGACAATGATTTGATGACCATTCATACGACATGTTTCGGAAAATGGATTGGAACCTTTTTCTCTATGTGCTTTGCCGCATATCTTCTGTTATTTTGCCTTACTGTGCTTCGTACATATATCGAAGTCATTCAAGTATGGGTCTTTCCTACAATTAAACCATGGAAATTAACATTATTATTTTTACTCGTGACGTATTACGTAATAAAAGGTGGCTTTCGCTCTGTAACAGGAATGTGTTTTTGGGGCGTCATAATACCGATTTTCGTACTATTCTTCTTAGTTTTCCCTATGAAATACGCACATGTCCGTAATATTTTACCTATTTTCACCCATTCACCTGCAGACATTCTATATTCAACGAAAGCATCTGCATTAGAGTTTCTTGGATTTGAAGCAATCCTTATCTTTTACCCACTTATTAGAAAGGGAAAATCACTACATAAATGGGCACATGGCGGGATTGCTTTCACAACTATTTTATATGTAATACTAGCAATCGTTTCCCTTATGTACTATAGTCAGGGCCAACTGCATCATACAATTTGGCCTACTTTAACAATGCTAAAAATTATTAAAGTCCCATTCATTCAGCGATTTGAATACATTATTATTTTCATCTGGTTTCTTATTATTTTACCTAATCTTTGTTTAACCATTTGGTCTTCTTGTCGTATTAGTAAATACTCTTTTCACATACCATTTAACATTACATTACCATTGTTTATCGCGACTATATTTGTTTCATCTTTGTTTTTCACAAACAGGGAAAGCATCAATACATTAAATACCGTACTGTCTCAAGCTGGTTTATATATTGTATACGCTTATATCCCAATTTTATTTCTATTCCATTCACTACGATGGCGCTTCAAAAATCAGTCGAAAAAATCTTCACCCGACACACCATGA
- a CDS encoding DUF1540 domain-containing protein — translation MPEVKCSVSNCSFWGQGNFCQASAIVVQPDAQEAGQNTNDSYTSATLTNETLESSVTTSVETCCHTFKPKY, via the coding sequence ATGCCTGAAGTAAAATGCTCTGTTTCCAATTGCTCATTTTGGGGACAAGGTAACTTTTGTCAAGCAAGTGCAATCGTTGTTCAACCGGATGCACAAGAGGCTGGTCAGAATACAAATGATTCGTATACAAGCGCTACTTTAACAAACGAGACGCTTGAAAGTTCTGTAACAACGAGTGTAGAAACTTGTTGCCATACATTTAAACCAAAATATTAA
- a CDS encoding sugar ABC transporter substrate-binding protein — translation MKKLCSIVLIFLLLTLTACTNEQDAISSQKQQTVKKAPTTVENHLQTEVPIQMKKPLKIALIMQMSIGTFSSQYIEGVKKQVELFGGSVQVYNSDNDLAKMAANLDTAINSKVDGILIDHGRSEALKPGVEKALQANIPVVAFDNDLRLPGVTIIDQDDYSLAWKSLKTLAEDLNGQGNIAVVWVGGFAPMERRNVIIDAFYKRYPNIKEVARFGTASNNTPLDTQTQVEALLKKYPKKGDLQAIFASWDEFAKGAVKALEQAGRTDIKVYGIDLSNEDLQLMQKESSPWTATAATDPAEVGKVQVRFLYKKIAGEQTPDIYSLEPYLVKKSSLPKENITMDQLSKHINGWGDSKDAYSPWMKKLEKEKK, via the coding sequence ATGAAAAAATTATGTTCCATCGTACTTATTTTTCTCTTACTTACATTAACCGCTTGTACAAATGAACAAGATGCGATTTCATCACAAAAGCAACAAACTGTGAAAAAGGCGCCTACAACGGTAGAAAATCACTTACAAACAGAAGTTCCAATCCAAATGAAGAAGCCATTAAAAATCGCATTAATTATGCAAATGTCCATCGGAACTTTTTCCTCTCAATATATTGAGGGCGTCAAAAAACAAGTCGAGCTATTTGGCGGTAGTGTACAAGTCTACAATTCTGATAACGATTTAGCAAAAATGGCTGCAAATTTAGATACTGCTATTAATTCAAAAGTGGATGGTATTTTAATTGATCACGGCCGCTCTGAAGCACTAAAACCTGGAGTAGAAAAAGCGTTACAGGCGAATATTCCCGTAGTTGCGTTTGATAACGATCTACGCTTGCCAGGTGTGACAATTATTGATCAAGATGACTATAGTCTTGCATGGAAATCATTAAAAACGTTAGCGGAAGATTTGAATGGACAAGGAAATATCGCAGTCGTATGGGTTGGCGGATTTGCTCCAATGGAACGTCGCAACGTTATCATTGATGCTTTTTATAAACGTTATCCAAATATAAAAGAAGTTGCACGATTCGGTACTGCTAGTAATAACACACCGCTTGATACACAAACACAAGTAGAAGCTTTATTAAAGAAATATCCGAAAAAAGGAGATTTACAAGCTATTTTCGCTTCATGGGATGAGTTCGCTAAAGGAGCTGTTAAAGCACTTGAACAAGCTGGTCGTACAGATATAAAAGTATATGGCATTGACTTAAGTAATGAAGATTTACAACTCATGCAAAAAGAAAGCTCACCTTGGACTGCTACAGCTGCAACTGATCCAGCTGAAGTAGGTAAAGTTCAAGTACGATTTTTATACAAAAAAATTGCTGGTGAACAAACGCCAGATATTTATTCACTAGAACCTTATTTAGTAAAGAAAAGTAGTTTACCAAAAGAAAATATAACAATGGATCAATTATCAAAACATATAAACGGTTGGGGAGACTCAAAAGATGCATATTCTCCTTGGATGAAAAAATTAGAGAAGGAGAAAAAATGA
- a CDS encoding SDR family oxidoreductase gives MPQQKNFLTMPAQHQHKQPGIESLMNPLPKFEDPNYKGSEKLKGKNVLITGGDSGIGRAVSIAFAKEGANIAIAYLDEDEDANETKKLVEKEGVNCVLLPGDLSSEQHCKDIVEETVRQLGSLNVLVNNVAQQYPQQGLEYITAEQLETTFRINIFSYFHVAKAALSHLKQGDVIINTASIVAYEGNETLIDYSATKGAIVAFTRSLSQSLVQKGIRVNGVAPGPIWTPLIPSSFDEKKVSQFGSNVPMKRPGQPYELAPAYVYLASNDSAYVTGQMLHVNGGVIVNG, from the coding sequence ATGCCACAGCAAAAAAACTTTTTAACAATGCCAGCGCAACATCAACATAAACAGCCTGGTATTGAATCATTAATGAATCCTCTTCCAAAGTTTGAAGATCCAAATTATAAAGGAAGTGAAAAGTTAAAAGGAAAGAATGTATTAATTACAGGGGGAGATAGTGGGATTGGGAGAGCTGTGTCCATCGCTTTTGCAAAAGAAGGAGCAAATATTGCGATTGCTTATTTAGACGAGGATGAAGATGCAAATGAGACGAAAAAACTTGTTGAAAAAGAAGGCGTGAATTGTGTATTACTGCCGGGGGATTTGAGTAGTGAACAACATTGTAAAGATATTGTGGAAGAGACCGTCCGGCAGCTGGGGAGTTTAAATGTGCTTGTGAATAACGTTGCACAGCAATATCCGCAGCAAGGACTAGAGTATATTACAGCGGAACAGTTAGAAACGACATTCCGTATTAATATTTTTTCTTATTTTCATGTTGCAAAAGCAGCGCTATCCCATTTAAAGCAAGGGGATGTAATTATAAACACAGCATCTATCGTTGCATATGAAGGAAATGAAACGTTGATTGATTATTCTGCAACGAAAGGAGCAATTGTCGCATTTACAAGATCGCTATCTCAATCATTAGTACAAAAAGGGATTCGTGTAAATGGTGTTGCACCAGGTCCAATTTGGACACCGCTTATTCCATCAAGTTTTGATGAGAAAAAAGTATCACAGTTCGGGAGCAATGTTCCTATGAAAAGACCTGGTCAGCCGTATGAATTAGCGCCTGCGTATGTATATTTGGCGTCTAATGATTCGGCATATGTAACAGGGCAGATGCTACATGTAAATGGGGGCGTTATTGTAAATGGATAG
- a CDS encoding PCYCGC domain-containing protein has product MKKYVFSLLAVLSLILAGCGSTGTNEKKSSESKEEHDHASHTQQADIQEKTKGVETLPSFLDKLDPQMKDIYTVAGQNAELLDWIPCYCGCGESVGHKNNKNCFIREIKKNGEVVWDSHATTCVNCLEIAVESASMKQKGKSTLEIRNYIDNKYKEGYGKPTPTPMPKA; this is encoded by the coding sequence ATGAAAAAGTATGTATTTTCTTTACTTGCAGTACTGAGCCTAATTCTTGCTGGATGCGGGAGTACTGGTACAAATGAAAAAAAATCATCTGAATCAAAAGAAGAGCATGACCACGCATCACATACTCAGCAAGCTGACATTCAAGAAAAAACAAAAGGGGTCGAAACACTTCCCTCCTTCCTAGACAAGCTTGATCCACAAATGAAAGATATCTACACTGTCGCTGGACAAAATGCAGAACTATTAGATTGGATTCCATGTTACTGCGGTTGTGGTGAAAGTGTAGGACATAAAAATAATAAAAACTGCTTTATTCGTGAAATTAAAAAGAATGGTGAAGTTGTTTGGGATTCCCATGCAACAACTTGCGTCAATTGTCTAGAAATCGCAGTTGAATCTGCTTCGATGAAACAAAAAGGAAAATCGACGCTTGAAATTCGTAACTATATTGATAATAAATACAAAGAAGGCTATGGAAAACCAACACCTACACCAATGCCAAAAGCTTAA
- a CDS encoding NCS2 family permease — translation MFNLSKHKTSIKTEIMAGIITFLTMAYIIVVNPVILGDAGVPFEQAFTATIIAAVVGTLFMAIFTNLPIAIAPGMGLNAYFSYSVVKAHEGMTFAIAFSAVFVAGMILILLSFTSFRTKLMEVIPENLKHALTAGIGLFIAFIGLRLTGIVTKNDANLVGLGDLHSAPVLLALAGLGITIILMSLNINGALFIGMLLTGIIAYFTGQLTFSNGVTSMPGLPEGIIVSNPITAVSDVINYGLYGVVFSFFLVTLFDTTGTLLGVAQQGGFMKDGKLPKAGRALLSDSFSATIGAMFGTTPSTAYIESSAGVAAGGRTGLTTVTVAVLFALAAFFGPLVSAVSGVSAITAPSLIIVGSLMMGSVRHIDWDTFDEAFPAFLVILSMPLTSSISTGIALGFISYPLMKMAKGQFRAVHPLVYLFGILFAYQLVFLPH, via the coding sequence ATGTTTAACCTTTCAAAACATAAAACTTCTATTAAAACTGAAATTATGGCAGGTATTATTACCTTTTTAACAATGGCATATATCATTGTCGTAAACCCTGTCATCCTTGGGGATGCAGGCGTTCCATTTGAACAAGCATTTACAGCTACTATTATCGCCGCTGTTGTCGGAACATTATTTATGGCAATCTTTACAAACTTACCAATCGCAATTGCACCAGGTATGGGATTAAATGCTTACTTCTCTTACTCTGTTGTAAAAGCTCATGAAGGCATGACTTTCGCAATTGCATTCTCTGCTGTATTCGTAGCAGGTATGATTTTAATCTTGTTATCATTCACATCTTTCCGTACGAAATTAATGGAAGTAATTCCCGAAAACTTAAAACATGCACTTACTGCTGGTATCGGTCTTTTTATTGCTTTTATCGGTTTGCGCTTAACAGGAATTGTTACAAAAAATGATGCAAACTTAGTTGGGCTTGGTGATCTTCACTCTGCTCCAGTTCTACTAGCATTAGCTGGCCTTGGAATTACAATTATCCTTATGTCTTTAAATATAAACGGGGCACTATTTATCGGAATGTTATTAACTGGTATTATCGCTTACTTCACAGGGCAATTAACGTTCTCAAACGGCGTTACATCAATGCCTGGATTACCAGAAGGAATTATCGTTTCAAATCCAATTACTGCTGTATCTGATGTAATTAACTACGGATTATACGGCGTTGTGTTCTCATTCTTCCTTGTTACACTATTTGATACAACTGGAACATTACTTGGTGTAGCACAACAAGGTGGATTCATGAAAGATGGAAAGCTTCCAAAAGCAGGACGAGCTCTTCTATCTGACTCATTCTCAGCAACAATTGGAGCTATGTTCGGAACAACACCATCAACAGCTTACATTGAATCATCTGCTGGTGTTGCAGCTGGTGGTCGTACTGGTTTAACAACTGTTACAGTAGCTGTTCTATTTGCATTAGCAGCATTCTTCGGACCGTTAGTGAGCGCTGTTTCTGGCGTTTCAGCTATTACAGCACCATCATTAATTATCGTTGGTAGTCTTATGATGGGTTCAGTTCGTCACATCGATTGGGATACGTTCGATGAAGCATTCCCAGCATTTTTAGTAATCTTAAGCATGCCACTTACATCAAGTATTTCAACAGGTATTGCACTTGGATTTATTTCATACCCACTTATGAAAATGGCAAAAGGACAATTCCGCGCTGTTCACCCACTTGTGTATTTATTCGGAATCTTGTTCGCTTACCAATTAGTTTTCTTACCACATTAA
- a CDS encoding thioredoxin family protein — translation MKKMLIFGGIIIALFAAIFAVTQMEEKNATSQKIDNATDSKTNGPDYYTNKISLSDLQKNLKEKKEETVYFYQTSCVHCQKLSPIVVPMAKDLNVDMKVMDIEKLDAPWDEYKIKGTPTIIHFKDGKEVSRISGEQPEDKLKEWLEQTKK, via the coding sequence ATGAAAAAAATGCTTATATTTGGCGGTATTATTATCGCCTTGTTCGCAGCAATATTCGCTGTAACACAAATGGAAGAAAAAAACGCTACTAGCCAAAAAATTGATAATGCTACTGATAGTAAGACAAATGGCCCTGACTACTATACAAATAAAATCTCTCTTTCAGATCTCCAAAAGAATTTAAAAGAGAAAAAAGAAGAAACAGTATACTTTTATCAAACATCTTGCGTTCATTGTCAAAAGCTATCTCCTATCGTAGTACCAATGGCTAAAGACTTGAACGTTGATATGAAAGTTATGGACATTGAAAAACTAGATGCTCCTTGGGATGAATATAAAATTAAAGGAACTCCAACAATCATTCACTTTAAAGATGGCAAAGAAGTAAGCCGTATTAGTGGTGAACAACCGGAAGACAAATTAAAAGAATGGCTTGAGCAAACGAAAAAATAA
- a CDS encoding sugar ABC transporter ATP-binding protein, whose amino-acid sequence MMTFSLQNITHSYHVATPVLEDVSIHIQKGKVHALLGMNGAGKSTLLKIATGEIQPVAGDIKIDNQSVSFTSPRDAKKHGISFVTQEVDHGLIPGLSVLENVLIDHLAMQNKVLFSKSKLVALAKQHLQIVQVDLNVSEDVSNCSLHEKQLLLIARALSNNTTYLLLDEPTSSLGPKEVETFGKLLKDLTSKGIGILLVSHRLSEIRNFADDVTVLHNGKVALSQAITTITDQQIVEAMTGKQLTLPINTAPKIGSEEIFKVQELQLHEDHSPLSLTIRKGETVVIYGLIGSGKTTLAETLFGARHTYRAKIDGHNITIKTPRDAIKAKIALVPEERRKQGVFLSEDIISHTNLHQSGWRRKQTELNNATTVISSFSISPNDPKAFIHSLSGGNQQKVSIAKWNGFKPNLFLLDEPTKGVDIAAKQDIFQFIRNITENGSSVIYFTGEQDEALHIADRILILANGEFVGEYLPNDLSPEQLLHLSEGSFSIESRS is encoded by the coding sequence ATGATGACATTCTCTCTTCAAAACATTACACATTCTTATCATGTAGCTACACCTGTTTTAGAAGATGTTTCTATTCATATTCAAAAAGGAAAAGTACACGCTTTACTAGGAATGAATGGTGCGGGAAAAAGTACTTTACTAAAAATAGCAACTGGTGAAATCCAACCAGTTGCTGGCGATATAAAAATTGATAATCAGTCTGTTTCCTTCACTTCACCACGTGATGCAAAAAAGCACGGTATTTCTTTCGTAACACAAGAAGTAGATCATGGACTTATTCCGGGATTATCTGTATTAGAAAATGTACTAATTGATCATTTAGCAATGCAAAATAAAGTACTATTTTCAAAGTCCAAATTAGTTGCACTCGCTAAACAACATTTGCAAATTGTACAAGTAGATTTAAATGTTTCAGAAGATGTTTCAAACTGCTCATTACATGAAAAACAATTACTTCTTATCGCAAGAGCTTTATCTAACAATACAACTTATCTTTTATTAGATGAACCTACTTCTTCTCTTGGACCAAAGGAAGTTGAAACCTTTGGGAAACTATTAAAAGATTTGACATCAAAAGGAATTGGCATCCTCCTAGTTTCTCATCGTTTATCAGAGATTCGAAATTTCGCGGATGATGTAACTGTACTACATAACGGTAAAGTTGCCCTTTCTCAAGCCATTACAACGATTACAGATCAACAAATTGTTGAAGCAATGACTGGAAAACAACTTACACTTCCTATTAATACAGCACCAAAAATCGGGAGCGAGGAAATATTTAAAGTACAAGAGCTTCAATTACACGAAGATCATTCTCCCCTTTCTCTTACAATACGAAAAGGAGAAACTGTTGTGATATACGGATTAATTGGAAGTGGAAAAACAACACTTGCTGAAACTTTATTTGGTGCTCGTCATACTTATCGCGCAAAAATAGATGGTCACAACATAACAATTAAAACACCGCGAGATGCGATTAAAGCGAAAATCGCACTTGTACCAGAAGAAAGAAGAAAACAAGGTGTATTTCTTTCGGAAGATATTATAAGTCACACTAATTTACACCAATCAGGTTGGAGACGAAAACAAACCGAATTAAATAATGCTACTACGGTAATTTCTTCTTTCAGCATTTCACCCAATGACCCAAAAGCCTTTATTCATTCACTTAGCGGTGGAAATCAACAAAAAGTCTCAATTGCAAAATGGAATGGATTCAAACCTAATCTATTTCTTTTGGACGAGCCAACTAAAGGTGTAGACATAGCTGCGAAACAAGACATTTTTCAATTCATTCGCAACATTACAGAAAACGGGAGTTCCGTAATTTATTTCACAGGAGAACAAGATGAAGCACTACATATCGCCGATCGCATTCTTATACTGGCAAACGGAGAATTTGTAGGTGAGTACTTGCCGAATGACCTATCTCCTGAACAGCTTTTACATTTATCTGAAGGGAGCTTTTCCATTGAATCTCGTTCATAA
- a CDS encoding disulfide oxidoreductase → MGQEKKQEYALLTAWGASFIATLGSLYFSEIMKFEPCVLCWYQRIFMYPFVLWLGIAVAKKDYRIASYSLPIASIGACISLYHYAIQKVAAFSAAGAACGRVPCTGEYINWFGFVTIPFLALIGFITIAVCSFIVIKNK, encoded by the coding sequence ATGGGACAAGAAAAAAAGCAAGAATATGCTTTACTTACCGCGTGGGGGGCTTCTTTTATCGCTACACTAGGAAGTCTATACTTTTCCGAAATCATGAAATTTGAGCCTTGTGTCCTTTGTTGGTATCAACGTATTTTTATGTATCCATTCGTTTTATGGCTTGGTATCGCTGTAGCAAAGAAAGATTATCGCATCGCAAGTTATTCTTTACCAATTGCAAGTATTGGTGCTTGTATTTCTTTATATCATTATGCAATTCAAAAAGTAGCAGCATTTTCAGCTGCTGGGGCAGCTTGCGGCCGTGTGCCATGTACGGGAGAATACATAAACTGGTTCGGTTTTGTGACAATCCCGTTTTTGGCACTTATCGGCTTTATCACAATCGCTGTTTGTAGCTTTATTGTCATCAAAAACAAATAA